The Salmo salar chromosome ssa04, Ssal_v3.1, whole genome shotgun sequence genomic sequence TACAGAAAGGAAAATGTAAACAAACTCCATGATTGGGGTAGCATGCCTAACTCTATACACACCAACaacaaaattgaaagaatatCCCTTGTGAAAAGGAATTAAAAAGTGAATATTGATGTCGTTACATAACCCTTCATAATCAGGAGGATAAAGAAGAATTTAAGGAAAAGACCACTAACAAACTAGGAAAGATATTCTGATATCATAACATCGGATGCATTCGCACACAAAGAAAAGGGATATCTCCTCTTAGTTCTGTCTTACCTCAATAGACTCCCCTGCAGTGTTGAGGGTGATGGAACTTCCTTCTAGTAATGTATCTGGACATCTTGTTAGTGTCTGATCAGCAGGCAGCGTGCTGTCATTGTAAGATCTGGCAAACTTGAAGTCGCTGGTGCGTGAGCCCGTTGTCAGGTATGCGTCATAATTGTAAGAACTGCGCAGAGTTCCAGCTCCATCCACCTCTGCATAGTTGGGAGGGAAATACGCGCTGGGAATGGCGACTGCTCCATCAAACATCATTCTAGGCTTTCTACTGCGGCAGAACCTCACGGCCAGGATGAGAATAATGAAAGTCAGGAAAAAGGTGGAGACAGAGACCAGTGCGATGATCAAATAGGAAGTTAGTTTGGAACTATCCTCATAAGTCATGTCTTTCAGTTCAGGAACTTCAGCCAAGTTGTCTGATATGAGTAAATATACATCACaggttgtagagagagagggctgtccGTTATCTTTCACTGATATAACAAGGTTCTGCTTCATACTGTCAGATTCAGAAATGTCCCGCTGTGCCCTGATCTCTCCACCTTGGAGACCAATAGTGAAAAGTCCCGGATCAGTCGATTTCACGATCTGATATGAAAGCCACGCGTTCTGTCCAGAGTCAGCATCCACAGCTATCACCTTGGAAACCAGGGACCCCGCCAGAGCAGCTTTGGGGACCATCTCAGTCATCAAGGAGTTCCCTGCTGGTGCAGGGTATAATATCTGGGGAGAGTTATCATTCTCATCTGTTATGAAGACTCTCACTGTCACGTTACTGCTGAGTGGAGGAGAACCATTGTCTCTGGCTACAACGTGGACTTTGAAGCTCCTAAACTGCTCATAATCAAATGTTCTCACAGCATGGATCACCCCCGTGTCTCCGTTAATGGATAGAAATGAGGACACCGGAACACCGTTGACATCACTGGGCAATAGAGAATAGACCACCGTACCGTTCTGTCTCCAGTCTGGGTCTCTGGCAGTAACAGAACACATAGAGGAGCCAGGCTTGTTGTTTTCAGTCACATAGGAACTGTAGGATTGTTCTTCAAACACAGGAGGGTTGTCATTCACGTCTGATACAGATAAATGAATAGTCTTTGAGGAGGATAAAGGTGGAGACCCGTCGTCAGTGGCAGTGATAGTTATGTTGTAATCTGATATTATCTCACGGTCTAGTTCACTAGTTGTTACCAGAGAATAGTAGTTTTTGATTGAAGGGTTTAATTTGAAAGGAACATTTTGTTGAATGGAGCATCGGACCTGTCTATTTCCCTCCGAGTCTTTATCCTGTACATTAATGATGCCCACTTCTCTGCCAGGTAACAAGTTCTCTGGGATGGGATTGGTCAAGGATTTAAGAGATatcactggggcattgtcattaACATCTGTAATTTCTATGAATATTTTGGCAAAGGAAGTCAATCCCGAGCCATCTTTGGCTTTGATACGCAATTCATGAATTGATTCTTCTTCAAAATCCATCTGTCCTGCTATCCTGATGTCTCCCGTTTTAGGGTCAAGAGAAAATAATTGATTTAATTCTTCTGAGATTGGGCCAAATCCGTACGTCACCTGTCCATTTGCCCCCTCGTCTGCATCTGTTGCCGTCACAGTAACAACTAATGAACCTGATGGAGCATTTTCAGGTACACTGACCTTATAGACATTCTGGCTAAACACTGGTTTATTATCGTTAGCATCCAGCACAGTGACGTGTATAACTACAGTTCCAGATCTCTGTGGGGTCCCACCATCAACCGCAGTCAGTAGTAATGATACCTCCTGTTGTTGTTCTCGGTCTAACTCTGTGTCTAACACTAGCTCACCATACTTTTCAGAACCTGGGTTGGTATGAACAGCCAGGCTAAAATGGTCGTTCCTTTGTAGTGTGTAGCTTTGAACAGCGTTCAGTCCTATATCTGCATCGTGAGCCGGATTCACCGAAAATCGAGCGCCTTTGACTGCTGACTCCCTGATATCAAACGTAACGCTATCTTCCCCAAATAGTGGGCTATTGTCATTAATATCTTGTACCTGTAAGATTATGTTATGTAATTCTAAAGGATTTTCCAGAACCATCTCGAATTTTAAGGTGCATGAAATCCTCCTACCGCAAAGCTGCTCCCTGTCTATTATTTCAGCGATGACCATATCCCCAGTATTCAGATTGATTTCACAATAGCGCTTGCTGCTACCTTGAACATCTAAACGAGCTTTCCGATACATAAGTCGTTTTGCATCCAGCCCCAGATCCTTGGCTATATTTCCGATCACAGATCCGCGTTTCATCTCCTCCGGAACAGAATAGGTCACGTCTCCATAGCTGGTGTGCAGCAGGAAAAGAAACAAAGCCAGGCCGAGCAATGAGGCAGAGAACGAGAATCCCTTGTATTCCATTTTCAGATAACACAACTCATTCCAAATAGGCCGATTAGTGTGTCAAAATCAGTGCTATCCAACCGAAGAAACGTTTACAACCAGCAGATCAAAATGCACCACGTTAAAATGTTAAGCAGGAGACTTTTACACTGCAATAATGATGTCCCCTCACTCCCTGGACATTTCAAGAATGGGTGGAGAGATTCATTTCAAAGCTACTGCTGGTCAATAGCGACACTCCGTGTAGTTGAATAAAACTGCAGAAAATAGTGTGCAAGTCTCTCGCCAATTGTATAGAGGAGAGTTTGCTACGCATAGAAAAACATGCCGGGTTTAATTGTTTTTAAAGATACATAATGGGACCCCTCATATCAACAGAGGTAGACTATTTCAAAATGCAGGATTGTAAAAACACGAATCCCCTTGTGTCAACATCTCAACCGAATGATCAATGGGCAAAGTAGTCTGTCCATGTAGTCTTCAAAAGATCATGCCAATAAATTAAGTCCAAATATAATCACTGGAAAAAGGTCCTTTTAAAATCAGGCATTTCTTTCAAACATATTTCACGTCTCTACCCATTACAGTTTtcgaaggggaaaaaagtaattaAAAAATCCGGCGTTTCTTTCAAACATAACCCACGTCTTTACCTATTGCAGTTTTTTAAGTGGTGCTGAAACGGCCTACGTATTTAACTAAATCACATTAAAATGGGATCAAGAGGGGAAATAAATACATCCTCAGAGATTATCAGTGATGCAAAATGGGACTGAATCAAATGACTGAAAGagtacagcagacaacactgTTGTAATAATATTAGCCtaacacacaataaagtaagCTACCTATAGTTTCATATGATTGACTATGCAAAACggctaaataaacaaataaagcaTTTTCGTTTATCACAATGTCAAAGCTATGAAATCTCACCTCGCACTCCCCCAAGGTGTTGAACGTGATAATGTTTTCTCCGAAAGGTTCATTTGGGTTCTTCCTCAGTGTCTGGTCAGCAGGCAGCGTGCTgtcgttgtaagatctggcaaaCTTGAAGTCACTGGTGCGTGAGCCCGTTGTCAGGTATGCGTCATAATTGTAAGAACTGCGCAGAGTTCCAGCTCCATCCACCTCTGCATAGTTGGGAGGGAAATACGCGCTGGGAATGGCGACTGCTCCATCAAACAACATTCTAGGCTTTCTACTGCGGCAGAACCTCACGGCCAGGATGAGAATAATGAAAGTCAGGAAAAAGGTGGAGACAGAGACCAGTGCGATGATCAAATAGGAAGTTAGTTTGGAACTATCCTCATAAGTCATGTCTTTCAGTTCAGGAACTTCAGCCAAGTTGTCTGATATGAGTAAATATACATCACaggttgtagagagagagggctgtccGTTATCTTTCACTGATATAACAAGGTTCTGCTTCATACTGTCAGATTCAGAAATGTCCCGCTGTGCCCTGATCTCTCCACTGTGGAGACCAATAGTGAAAAGTCCCGGATCAGTCGATTTCACCATCTGATATGAAAGCCACGCGTTCTGTCCAGAGTCAGCATCCACAGCTATCACCTTGGAAACCAGGGACCCCGCCAGAGCAGCTTTGGGGACCATCTCAGTCATCAAGGAGTTCCCTGCTGGCGCAGGGTATAATATCTGGGGAGAGTTATCATTCTCATCTGTTATGAAGACACTCACTGTCACGTTACTGCTGAGTGGAGGAGAACCATTGTCTCTGGCTACAACGTGGACTTTGAAGCTCCTAAACTGCTCATAATCAAATGGTCTCACAGCATGGATCACCCCCGTGTCTCCGTTAATGGATAGAAATGAGGACACCGGAACACCGTTGACATCACTGGGCAATAGAGAATAGACCACCGTACCGTTCTGTCTCCAGTCTGGGTCTCTGGCAGTAACAGAACACATAGAGGAGCCAGGCTTGTTGTTTTCAGTCACATAGGAACTGTAGGATTGTTCTTCAAACACAGGAGGATTGTCATTCACGTCTGATACAGATAAATGAATAGTCTTTGAGGAGGATAAAGGTGGAGACCCGTCGTCAGTGGCAGTGATAGTTATGTTGTAATCTGATATTATCTCACGGTCTAGTTCACTAGTTGTTACCAGAGAATAGTAGTTTTTGATTGAGGGATTTAATTTGAACGGAACATTTTGTTGAATGGAGCAGCGGACCTGTCTATTTCCCTCCGAGTCTTTATCCTGTACATTAATGATGCCCACCTCTGTGCCAGGTAACACATTCTCTGGAATTGGACTGGTCAGAGTTTTTATTAATATCACTGGTGCGTTGTCGTTTACGTCAGTAATATCTATCAGTACTTTTGTGTATGACACCAAACCTGCACCATCCTTGGCGAGGACGCGCAGCTCGTAAATGGGCTGCTCCTCATAATCTATCGGTCCAGCCAGATTTATAACCCCAGTTTTACTATCGAGGCGAAACAAATTCTTCAACTCTTCAGAAACTCGACCTAGATCATATATGACATCACCATTTGCTCCCTCATCTGCATCAGTTGCGCGGACTGTAGCTATAATGGTACCTAACGGAGAATTTTCAGGTAATCTGACCTTATACACGTCCTGGCTAAATACTGGAATATTGTCGTTAGCATCCAACACAGTGACGTGTATAACTACAGTACCAGATCTCTGTGGAGTCCCACCATCAACAGCAGTAAGTAACAACGTCACCTCCTGCTTTTGTTCTCGGTCCAGCTCTttctctaacactaactcaccGTATTTACCTCCATCTCGATTAGTATGAACATTCAAGACAAAATGGTCATTCCTTTGCAAAGAGTAGCTTTGAACTGCATTCTGACCTATATCTGCATCGTGGGCTTCATTAATGGGGAAACGTTCACCTTTATCAGCTGATTCCCTTATTTCCAATTTGATAACATCATCTGCAAACTGTGGTGAATTATCGTTCACATCCTGAATCTGAAGAGATATGCGATGCAATTCTAAAGGACTTTCAAGAACCATTTCATATTTTAGCCCGCATGAAATCCTCGGACCGCAAAGCTGCTCCCTATCAATTCTTTCAGCGACAACAAGATCTCCCGAATTCAGGTTAATGTCACAGAAGTGTTTAGTTCCATCCTCTTCTAAACGAGCTTTTCGAGCCGACAGTCTCTTAGGATCCAACCCAAGATCCTTGGCTATATTTCCGACCACAGATCCGCGTTTCATCTCCTCTGGAACGGAATAGGTCATGTCGCCATTGCTGATGCGTATTAGGCATAGAACACAAGCCAGATGGAGGACAAAAGCTGAATCTGTAAATCCAATGTAGCCCATTTTCGATGTACAAACGAAAATATTCCAATTACAAGGTGAAAACAATTATTATGCAATGTAGGCTACTACAAATATTGGCTAAGACAAATGACCAAACTGAAGAAATTAGGTCCTTTGGCCGACTGCTCCTCAGTGATAATGGCGCGATAGGCTGTTTCCGCCCTTTGAGTAATATATTGGGTTGAGAAGTGTAGGCTGCCTACCTTTTCTTAGCTGGTGAACAGCGACATCCTCAGTCATTAAAGAAACAACACACAATGTGAATCTGAAGTATTCTATCTCATAATTATATATTCCTACAAAGATGATGTAGCCTATGACTTCACTTAAATAATAAATAGTAATACAGAAATACGTTTAAAGTATTGCTTGTATGATGTATGAACTCCTTTTCTTGAATAACAACTGTCCCGTAAGGTAAAAACATCGAGTTAGTCGCAACTTTCTCCTTTAAGCCAATGCAATGCACGGATTCCACTAGCTATCAATGTGTCCTCACTCAACAAACCAAAATGTGCTGTTGTTCCCGTCCACATTTGACTTTGGCAGGATTTAAACTGACTTTAAAGTGAAGGAAAAAAGTGTTGTCGCTGTCCACATTCCTGGTGCTGAAACGTAGCTGACATCAAGAGTTGCTGAATTATCAATGGGGATGTTTCAGAACGCTAAAACGCAATAGACTTAAATCTCAATCTACTCCAATATATTTATTGTGAAATGAGAAATTAGAAAAATTAATAATAGCGTATCTATATGGCCATGTCAAGTTCTTATTTTTAAACGGATTCCATTTAAAAACTCAACATTATCCTCCATTCAGTTACTCTAAAACTGGGTAAGAAAATACACTTAGCCTACTGCATGTCAGAATTACTTTGGGCGAGTACAACAACCAGACTTCCATAAAGACGAATAACAGTTGCAGTGCCTATTAAACATATGAATCAGGATGCCATAGACAAACAATGAGCAAGCTTCTACCTACATGATTCTAATATCGAAAAAAGAAAATCTGAACCTACATGATGATGTAAAAAGACAAATCGATAGATTTTGAGAATTGGTTTAGCGATAACAGCGATACACCTGTCTACTAAGAACAGCGAAAAAAATAAGCCATCACAGTACTAAATTTAAATAGGAAACCGATGTAGTCTATAGGTTCTTATGTTTGAATGTGTATTTCTAACTGTGAAAAACGAAGTGTAATTTAAACCAAAAAAATAACACCCAATTGCCTAACATCCAACATCAGAACCTTGAGTATTTTTGCCGATTACAGATCCGCGTTTCACCTGCTCTGGTATAGAAAAGCTCACGTCTCCTTTGCTGATGTGCATGAAGAAAAGGCAAAAAGACAGACGAAAAGCAAATTCAAAAACCGTAAAGCCTTTGTAGCCCATCTTTAATGTCTAATAGCAATTAAGGCCAATTATCCACAATCAATAGCCAAACGGAAGAAAGATTACAATGTCTAACCGCTTTTCAGTGAGAAATGGTATTTTGACACTCTGTATGTAGCCTACTCCCCCGTAGTAGGTGGAGGTATATAGTTAACTGTACTTAGCTGGTGGAAAGCGACATCATGAGTCTATCAGATAAACAGCATGCTCGTAGGCCTATATTGTTTTCATGTGTCCTTCTTGGAATGTATCATATTCTCCAAACGCAGACGACCGTATTAAAACTCGACGTAACATGATCATGAGAAGACATGGATGAGGTACGCTATTAGGAAAAACCTACACAATATTCCTAATATTCACACAATAAGCCATTAGTAGACTAGTTGCAACATGTTTTTTTACTGGATAATAAAATATTTCAACCATCGTCATGAAAACTGTCGATTTCACTACCGATGTTTCGTTAGTCATTAAAATAATGGTATTTCTTTCGCATTCTATCTTTGAGTTTTTGACCGTTAGACTTCAGTAAACTAAAACATGTCACCACGCTGTCCACTGGTCTGGTGCTGAAATGTAGGCGACCAACAAAAAAAACGGTAGGCAATGGGGATTTTAATGCACAACGCTGAACACACACCCTAACAATATATAATCAAGTTTCAAAAGACATTCAAAACTCTTTCCAGGTAAAAACTGTCCATTTATTATAAAATGTCTCATTCCTTTTCAAAAGTAGTCTAAACCATGTTTTCCTATCTCCATCAAGCTTTATTGTCAACTCCATCAGAAAATCAGTGAAGAAAACATCACCGGCTAAAAGCAACCGAAACTGCATTGTTTAAATTATAGGAAACCACAGCCCAAACAAACAAGGAGCAAACTGCTTCCATCAAATCAAACCCCTAGTGAATTACTCCtcacagagaagagaagaaacaGCGAGCACCTTTGAAACTCAACCAATCAAACAAAACAATGAGTGGATAAATGCCACATTTTAGCCTACTAAGTTGTTATCATCTAAACCGAGTATAGACCTACTGTTTCTATAGGATGGCATAAGCCATTAAGGCCCAGAATGTATTTTCCACATACATAACCCATTCTCCCACAACGAAACAACTCAGGTAGAAAAGGTGGTATCTCAGATGAGTGAAGGCTTACCTCATTCGCTTCTCCTGCAGTGTTGAGCGACATGATACTCCCTTCTAGTAATGTATCTGGACATCTTGTTAGTGTCTGATCAGCAGGCAGCGTGCTGTCATTGTAAGATCTGGCAAACTTGAAGTCACTGGTGCGTGAGCCCGTTGTCAGGTATGCGTCATAATTGTAAGAACTGCGCAGAGTTCCAGCTCCATCCACCTCTGCATAGTTGGGAGGGAAATACGCGCTGGGAATGGCGACTGCTCCATCAAACAACATTCTAGGCTTTCTACTGCGGCAGAACCTCACGGCCAGGATGAGAATAATGAAAGTCAGGAAAAAGGTGGAGACAGAGACCAGTGCTATGATCAAATAGGAAGTTAGTTTGGAACTATCCTCATAAGCCATGTCTTTCAGTTCTGGAATTTCAGCCAAGTTGTCTGATATGAGTAAATATACATCACAggttgcagagagagagggctgtccGTTATCTTTCACTGATATAACAAGGTTCTGCTTCATACTGTCAGATTCAGAAATGTCCCGCTGTGCCCTGATCTCTCCACTGTGGAGACCAATAGTGAAAAGTCCAGGATCAGTCGATTTCACGATCTGATATGAAAGCCACGCGTTCTGTCCAGAGTCAGCATCCACAGCTATCACCTTGGAAACCAGGGACCCCGCCAGAGCAGCTTTGGGGACCATCTCAGTCATCAAGGAGTTCCCTGCTGGCGCAGGGTATAATATCTGGGGAGAGTTATCATTCTCATCTGTTATGAAGACTCTCACTGTCACGTTACTGCTGAGTGGAGGAGAACCATTGTCTCTGGCTACAACGTGGACTTTGAAGCTCCTAAACTGCTCATAATCAAATGCTCTCACAGCATGGATCACCCCCGTGTCTCCGTTAATGGATAGAAATGAGGACACCGGAACACCGTTGACACCACTGGGCAATAGAGAATAGACCACCGTACCGTTCTGTCTCCAGTCTGGGTCTCTGGCAGTAACAGAACACATAGAGGAGCCAGGCTTGTTGTTTTCAGTCACATAGGAACTGTAGGATTGTTCTTCAAACACAGGTGGGTTGTCATTCACGTCTGATACAGATAAATGAATAGTCTTTGAGGAGGATAAAGGTGAAGACCCCTCGTCAGCGGCAGTGATAGTTATGTTATAATCTGATATTATCTCACGGTCTAGTTCACTAGTTGTTACCAGAGAATAGTAGTTTTTGATTGAAGGGTTTAATTTGAACGGAACATTTTGTTGAATGGAGCAGCGGACCTGTCTATTTCCCTCTGAATCTTCATCTTGTACATTTATGATCCCCACCTCTGTACCAGGTAACACGTTCTCAGGGATGGGATTGTTAAAGGATTTGATCAATATCACCGGTGCGTTGTCATTTAGGTCTGTGATTTCTATCATTACTTTTGCATTGCCAGCTAAGCCAGACCCATCTTTAGCCTGGACACGCACTTCGTATTCTGTATTTTCTTCATAATCTATGGGACCCTGCACTTTAATCTCGCCAGTCTTTTTGTCGATGGAAAACAGTTTAGCTGCTTTATCGGAAATACGATTGAACTCATATGATACTTCTCCATTTGCTCCTTCGTCTTCATCACTAGCACTAACTGCAACTACAACAGTCCCTGTTGGAGAATTTTCAGGCAAACGTACTTTGTACACTGTCTGGCTAAACACTGGTTTATTATCGTTAGCATCCAACACAGTGACGTGTATAACTACAGTACCAGATCTCTGTGGAGTCCCACCATCAACAGCAGTAAGTAACAACGTCACCTCTTGTTGTAGTTCTCGATCTAGCTCTTTTTCTAACACCAACTCGCCATATTTTCCTCCGTCTGAGCTCGTTTGAACGTCCAAAATAAAATAGTCATTCCTCTCCAGTGAATAGCTTTGTATACCATTTAATCCTATGTCAGAGTCATGAGGTTCATCCAAGGGATATCTTGCGCCTTTGTAAGCAGATTCCCGAATTTCTAGATCAATACGTGCATTGGGAAACCGTGGTGAATTGTCGTTTATATCTTGTATTTGTACAGTTATGCGATGTAATTCCAGAGGTTTCTCCAGCACAAGCTCGTATTTTAAAGAACAAGAAACCTTCggtccacacagctcctccctgTCTATTGTTTCAGCCACAATTAATTCTCCAGTATTCACATTAATGTCACAGTAACGTTGACGACTGCCATCCATATCCAAACGAGCTTTACGACCTGAAAGTCTCTTAGCATCCAGCCCCAGATCCTTAACTAGATTTCCGATCACAGATCCGCGTTTCATCTCCTCTGGAATTGAATAGCTCAAGTCTCCATTGCTGATGCGCATCAGGCAATGACAAAAAGCCAGGCGGAACAAAGAGGTAAAAACCGAAGATCCTGTGTACCCCATTCTGGATGATCAAAACCAAGTGTCAACATAAGAGTTCAATACTAGTCGAAATGATACTGCAACGTAAGAGTACAATATTAGCCTCTCAAAAGGAATAGCAAAATGAATGTTGTCCGACTGCTCCTCGGTGAAAGTGATGCAATATAGTCTATTACTCTTTTGAATAATCCAATGGTGGGTGGAGTAGAGCCTGTAATTCTACTTATGGTAAACAGCGACATCCTGAGTTCTTACAGAAAACAGCAATCACATTCCAAACAGTTCTAGTCATTTATCATCTTGGTCAATATTTCCCCCATCCTTGTGTTGTGAAAAGTAGGAAGAACGTTTCATATAGCTTagcaagagaagagaggaaaaccaATAGTTGTGAGAAATCAACTCGTCATATAATCATAAATGAGAAGATATGAAAAGTAAATTCAATATTTCCATACTGTTGCCACTGTCTGATTATTCATGTATTGCctaataacaaaaataaataaatagataagCTATATCAACGGTCCACATAAAATTCAACTATATGTCCACTATACTCTaaggcagtggtcaccaaccggtcaatCGCGAACGACTTGTCGATCTCCAGGGCATTTCTAGTCGatgccaaacatttctgtaaaaaacaacaacgataaagccttgtATTCATATCTTTTTTTAGTCTcgggctgttggtggtaggtgcagcCAATTCATCAGCCCTGCGCGCCAGGTAGGCAAACTGTtcccatttcatgtgtctgaaggtacgaACTCTGTCATTCCGGTGGGCCTGGAGAGGAAATCAAGTGCATTATGCCTCCGCTGGCCAATAAGATTGCTCAGATGACCGagtctgcagtaacgtagcaggcataaaTGAAAGCTAcggcaaagttgatactgtgagatttctaaacgtttaaaaccctgactagagagagactgtcaacgaatactgcaaagagctgctgtttttatgactgagttcatgtttaagttcttactcagcactgtaaACAATTTGTACTCagcacttttataagccatataATGCGCTTTCTTCCTATTTCCAgtcagcgctacaacaagcagtGCAGTAGTAATGAATGGGTAGAAAAGTGTATCTACAGGCttgcgttgttgttattatta encodes the following:
- the LOC106603249 gene encoding protocadherin beta-16 isoform X48, whose amino-acid sequence is MGYIGFTDSAFVLHLACVLCLIRISNGDMTYSVPEEMKRGSVVGNIAKDLGLDPKRLSARKARLEEDGTKHFCDINLNSGDLVVAERIDREQLCGPRISCGLKYEMVLESPLELHRISLQIQDVNDNSPQFADDVIKLEIRESADKGERFPINEAHDADIGQNAVQSYSLQRNDHFVLNVHTNRDGGKYGELVLEKELDREQKQEVTLLLTAVDGGTPQRSGTVVIHVTVLDANDNIPVFSQDVYKVRLPENSPLGTIIATVRATDADEGANGDVIYDLGRVSEELKNLFRLDSKTGVINLAGPIDYEEQPIYELRVLAKDGAGLVSYTKVLIDITDVNDNAPVILIKTLTSPIPENVLPGTEVGIINVQDKDSEGNRQVRCSIQQNVPFKLNPSIKNYYSLVTTSELDREIISDYNITITATDDGSPPLSSSKTIHLSVSDVNDNPPVFEEQSYSSYVTENNKPGSSMCSVTARDPDWRQNGTVVYSLLPSDVNGVPVSSFLSINGDTGVIHAVRPFDYEQFRSFKVHVVARDNGSPPLSSNVTVSVFITDENDNSPQILYPAPAGNSLMTEMVPKAALAGSLVSKVIAVDADSGQNAWLSYQMVKSTDPGLFTIGLHSGEIRAQRDISESDSMKQNLVISVKDNGQPSLSTTCDVYLLISDNLAEVPELKDMTYEDSSKLTSYLIIALVSVSTFFLTFIILILAVRFCRSRKPRMLFDGAVAIPSAYFPPNYAEVDGAGTLRSSYNYDAYLTTGSRTSDFKFARSYNDSTLPADQTLRKNPNEPFGENIITFNTLGECEQKPPNNDWRFTQQGQRPGPSGAGPHPEGAGGAIVGTGPWPNPPTEAEQLQALMAAANEVSEATATLGPRYNAQFPMQHVPDYRQNVYIPGSTATLTANPQQMMPQPALQGPPQAIPQVDVPNAAQTPASKKKSTKKDKK
- the LOC106603249 gene encoding protocadherin beta-16 isoform X18, which translates into the protein MGYIGFTDSAFVLHLACVLCLIRISNGDMTYSVPEEMKRGSVVGNIAKDLGLDPKRLSARKARLEEDGTKHFCDINLNSGDLVVAERIDREQLCGPRISCGLKYEMVLESPLELHRISLQIQDVNDNSPQFADDVIKLEIRESADKGERFPINEAHDADIGQNAVQSYSLQRNDHFVLNVHTNRDGGKYGELVLEKELDREQKQEVTLLLTAVDGGTPQRSGTVVIHVTVLDANDNIPVFSQDVYKVRLPENSPLGTIIATVRATDADEGANGDVIYDLGRVSEELKNLFRLDSKTGVINLAGPIDYEEQPIYELRVLAKDGAGLVSYTKVLIDITDVNDNAPVILIKTLTSPIPENVLPGTEVGIINVQDKDSEGNRQVRCSIQQNVPFKLNPSIKNYYSLVTTSELDREIISDYNITITATDDGSPPLSSSKTIHLSVSDVNDNPPVFEEQSYSSYVTENNKPGSSMCSVTARDPDWRQNGTVVYSLLPSDVNGVPVSSFLSINGDTGVIHAVRPFDYEQFRSFKVHVVARDNGSPPLSSNVTVSVFITDENDNSPQILYPAPAGNSLMTEMVPKAALAGSLVSKVIAVDADSGQNAWLSYQMVKSTDPGLFTIGLHSGEIRAQRDISESDSMKQNLVISVKDNGQPSLSTTCDVYLLISDNLAEVPELKDMTYEDSSKLTSYLIIALVSVSTFFLTFIILILAVRFCRSRKPRMLFDGAVAIPSAYFPPNYAEVDGAGTLRSSYNYDAYLTTGSRTSDFKFARSYNDSTLPADQTLRKNPNEPFGENIITFNTLGECEQKPPNNDWRFTQQGQRPGPSGQYRLVPHYTTQRSNNTGTTDRQNNGTYRYSTSTQQRWTPYGKARAGPHPEGAGGAIVGTGPWPNPPTEAEQLQALMAAANEVSEATATLGPRYNAQFPMQHVPDYRQNVYIPGSTATLTANPQQMMPQPALQGPPQAIPQVDVPNAAQTPASKKKSTKKDKK
- the LOC106603249 gene encoding protocadherin beta-16 isoform X34, coding for MGYIGFTDSAFVLHLACVLCLIRISNGDMTYSVPEEMKRGSVVGNIAKDLGLDPKRLSARKARLEEDGTKHFCDINLNSGDLVVAERIDREQLCGPRISCGLKYEMVLESPLELHRISLQIQDVNDNSPQFADDVIKLEIRESADKGERFPINEAHDADIGQNAVQSYSLQRNDHFVLNVHTNRDGGKYGELVLEKELDREQKQEVTLLLTAVDGGTPQRSGTVVIHVTVLDANDNIPVFSQDVYKVRLPENSPLGTIIATVRATDADEGANGDVIYDLGRVSEELKNLFRLDSKTGVINLAGPIDYEEQPIYELRVLAKDGAGLVSYTKVLIDITDVNDNAPVILIKTLTSPIPENVLPGTEVGIINVQDKDSEGNRQVRCSIQQNVPFKLNPSIKNYYSLVTTSELDREIISDYNITITATDDGSPPLSSSKTIHLSVSDVNDNPPVFEEQSYSSYVTENNKPGSSMCSVTARDPDWRQNGTVVYSLLPSDVNGVPVSSFLSINGDTGVIHAVRPFDYEQFRSFKVHVVARDNGSPPLSSNVTVSVFITDENDNSPQILYPAPAGNSLMTEMVPKAALAGSLVSKVIAVDADSGQNAWLSYQMVKSTDPGLFTIGLHSGEIRAQRDISESDSMKQNLVISVKDNGQPSLSTTCDVYLLISDNLAEVPELKDMTYEDSSKLTSYLIIALVSVSTFFLTFIILILAVRFCRSRKPRMLFDGAVAIPSAYFPPNYAEVDGAGTLRSSYNYDAYLTTGSRTSDFKFARSYNDSTLPADQTLRKNPNEPFGENIITFNTLGECEQKPPNNDWRFTQQGQRPGPSGTYRYSTSTQQRWTPYGKARAGPHPEGAGGAIVGTGPWPNPPTEAEQLQALMAAANEVSEATATLGPRYNAQFPMQHVPDYRQNVYIPGSTATLTANPQQMMPQPALQGPPQAIPQVDVPNAAQTPASKKKSTKKDKK